In Candidatus Defluviilinea proxima, a single genomic region encodes these proteins:
- a CDS encoding FGGY-family carbohydrate kinase encodes MSESTILAIDLGTSGMKVALITVSGKVIGWESESVRLIITPDGGAEQSPEEWWQAFLSAAGRLMKKNQDAGQNVIAVCASTQGEGTVAVDKEGNALGNAILWMDMRGAPHLRKQLNGWINIDGAGISNVLRFVRLTGGMPSMTGKDPAAHMLFIRDTMPDVYARTHKFLNVLDYINLRLTGEFVASFDSIVTSWVTDNRNPDSIQYDDSLIRTLGIDREKLPEVVACTKVIGNVRSDVASALGLSSNVKVVAGAIDNTAAAIGAGTVEDYALHLYIGTSSWMAAHVPFKKTDIASSMASIPCAVPGRYLLTALQATAGGNLTFLRDNIIYHKDELLQEADVPDIFKVLDQIADRVPAGANGVMYTPWIWGERAPVDDKTLRAGLYNLSLNNTREDIIRAFLEGIAFNTRWLLSPVEKFLGQKVKNINIVGGGAQSDVWCQIFADVMNVEIKQVADPIYANARGAAWIAAVGLGEIAFSDLSKLIEIRKTYIPNPANRSLYDERFGIFQKIYKQMKPIYQGLNSASS; translated from the coding sequence ATGTCAGAATCCACCATCCTCGCCATTGACCTCGGAACATCTGGAATGAAAGTTGCGCTGATCACTGTCAGCGGAAAGGTGATCGGTTGGGAAAGTGAATCGGTGCGGCTCATCATCACGCCCGATGGCGGCGCGGAACAGTCACCTGAGGAGTGGTGGCAGGCATTCCTGTCAGCGGCGGGAAGGTTGATGAAGAAGAATCAGGATGCAGGTCAGAATGTGATCGCTGTTTGTGCGTCCACTCAAGGCGAAGGGACAGTAGCGGTCGATAAAGAGGGAAACGCTCTCGGCAACGCGATCCTATGGATGGACATGCGTGGCGCACCACATCTGCGAAAACAATTGAATGGATGGATCAACATCGATGGCGCGGGCATTTCGAATGTGTTGCGCTTTGTGCGCTTGACGGGCGGCATGCCCTCGATGACGGGCAAGGACCCTGCGGCACACATGTTGTTTATCCGCGACACGATGCCCGATGTGTACGCGCGCACGCATAAGTTTTTGAACGTGCTCGATTACATCAACCTGCGATTGACGGGCGAGTTCGTGGCAAGCTTTGATTCGATCGTGACTTCTTGGGTGACCGATAATCGCAATCCTGATTCAATTCAATATGACGATTCGTTGATCCGCACGCTTGGCATCGACCGCGAGAAACTTCCTGAGGTTGTGGCTTGCACAAAAGTGATCGGTAATGTGCGCAGTGATGTTGCGAGTGCGCTTGGGTTGTCGTCGAATGTAAAGGTTGTGGCTGGTGCGATTGATAACACCGCCGCGGCAATTGGTGCGGGCACTGTGGAAGATTACGCGCTTCATCTTTACATCGGCACGTCATCATGGATGGCGGCGCATGTGCCCTTTAAGAAAACGGACATTGCTTCGAGCATGGCATCCATTCCATGTGCGGTGCCGGGGCGGTATCTGCTCACGGCGTTGCAGGCAACGGCTGGTGGCAACCTCACGTTCCTGCGCGACAACATCATCTATCACAAGGATGAGCTATTGCAGGAAGCCGATGTGCCCGATATCTTCAAAGTGCTTGATCAAATTGCGGATCGCGTGCCCGCGGGCGCAAACGGTGTCATGTATACGCCGTGGATCTGGGGCGAGCGCGCGCCGGTGGATGACAAAACGCTTCGTGCTGGACTTTACAACCTGTCTCTGAACAACACGCGTGAGGATATCATTCGAGCCTTTTTGGAAGGCATTGCATTCAACACCCGTTGGTTGTTATCGCCCGTTGAAAAATTCCTTGGGCAAAAAGTGAAAAACATCAACATCGTCGGCGGCGGCGCGCAATCGGATGTGTGGTGCCAGATCTTTGCGGATGTGATGAACGTGGAGATCAAACAGGTCGCTGACCCCATCTATGCCAACGCACGCGGCGCGGCATGGATCGCGGCTGTGGGCTTGGGCGAGATCGCATTTTCAGATTTATCGAAGTTGATCGAGATCCGAAAAACATACATTCCAAACCCTGCAAATCGTTCCTTGTATGATGAGAGGTTTGGTATTTTCCAAAAGATCTATAAACAAATGAAGCCTATATATCAAGGTCTCAATTCAGCCTCTTCATGA
- a CDS encoding GNAT family N-acetyltransferase, whose product MPEIFPADNQPVHPLFHELERSHSLVTAFFEGCATARLFVDDTVTPQAGVIVCNSRVLCAGGATQADFINEMTHTFSNELIPPHLAKGNDAYLVYTSGDGWDTALPQLFPTRDLYHGTRQYYEITDFTPKIDLQLPDGFSMQLITPEFLSSDAVGLDAVREEMCSERASVEDFLARSFGLCPVHSNEVAGWCMSEYNVGERCEIGIATSEKHQRQGIATLTTWFFLAEAHRRGYTRVGWDCWTRNEASSATARKAGFTLIEEYPAIVVEL is encoded by the coding sequence ATGCCCGAAATTTTCCCTGCTGATAATCAACCTGTCCACCCATTATTCCATGAATTAGAACGATCGCACTCATTGGTGACAGCCTTCTTTGAAGGTTGTGCCACTGCGCGATTGTTTGTCGATGATACCGTCACGCCGCAGGCAGGCGTGATCGTCTGTAACAGTCGCGTGTTGTGCGCTGGCGGTGCAACACAGGCTGATTTCATCAATGAGATGACGCATACATTCTCCAATGAATTGATACCCCCTCACCTTGCAAAAGGAAATGACGCCTATCTGGTATATACGTCAGGTGATGGATGGGATACAGCATTGCCACAGTTATTCCCCACCCGCGATCTTTATCATGGCACGCGTCAATATTATGAGATCACTGATTTCACTCCTAAAATTGACCTACAACTACCTGATGGCTTTTCGATGCAACTGATCACACCAGAGTTTTTGTCCAGTGATGCAGTTGGATTGGATGCAGTGCGAGAGGAGATGTGTTCGGAACGCGCCTCCGTAGAGGACTTCCTTGCACGCAGTTTTGGTCTGTGCCCTGTTCACTCCAATGAGGTCGCAGGTTGGTGCATGTCTGAATACAATGTCGGTGAGCGTTGTGAGATCGGGATTGCCACAAGTGAAAAGCATCAGCGTCAAGGTATCGCTACTTTAACCACGTGGTTCTTCCTCGCAGAAGCTCATCGTCGTGGTTACACCCGTGTAGGCTGGGACTGTTGGACACGGAATGAGGCGTCGTCTGCCACGGCGCGCAAAGCAGGTTTTACTTTAATCGAAGAGTATCCAGCTATCGTCGTTGAGCTTTAG